ATGAGCGGTCATAGACCCTACGGCCCTGTAAGTGTTTGCTAGCCCCAGCACTGCGACGCGACGCTATGCGGCACTCCGTGAGGTCCCACAGTTTGACGTCTCCTGTTGCTATCTTGAGCTCCAGCCTGGGCCCAACCAACTGGACGCCGTCTTGGGCCCTTGGGGGCCGCAACTGAAATTGAAAGATGGGACGGGCCACAGCTCGAAATATTTTCAGCCGAGTTGTTGGCGATGCTGAGCGTTTCGACCCTGCTGAACCACAACATTCACCCGTTTCAGGCTCATTCGGCGTGCAAGCGGCAAGGGACAGGCTGAGCCTCGGCAACCAACCGCTGTTGGCCCTGCCATACCTATGTACTTATCCAAACTTTGTACCGTGATGCTTCGCTGGCCGTCGAAGGGGCACGGCCGAAACGACCATATACGGTATGTAAAGTACGTAGAGCAACGGGAAGAGCCGAGTATAAGAACCGAGCGCAGGACGACTTCCGGCTTGTTTCTTGAGCCTTAATTATTTTTCCGTGTTCCATCTGTTTGTTCCTCTTTCACACCTGATATAGTTGCTTCATATTTGTTTTATTCATTTCTGCTGACTACAACCGCTGTGGACTGCCTTTGATGGCAACTTACCTATCTATTATTATtccgtttttttttcccttcgtATTTTTGCCTTCTGTCGTGAAATGCCAGTGCGGAACCAGCACTTTGCTCTTCACTTCCGGATCACAGTGGGAGCGTGGAATAATACCCACCGACTTCtcccgaaaaaaaaaaaaaaacgaatCTGAATGGAGCACCAATCATGGGATCGAACGCAGCCGCCAAACACCTGCCTGGGAATCAACAACGATCTCCCTTGGACAGGGGTTGGTGTCAGCGCTACCTCACGGGATTAAGCATGGCGACCGCGACTAAGGAAAACGGTGTCCCGGAAATAAAACCAATAATTATTCTCCCGCCCTGTGGCGCCATGTCATTCAAAGAAGTGAAGTGTTGCGATTCAGCACTCCATTCCCGGAACTCGCTcccatgtatgtacggatcaACGCCCGAGATAAGTCCGGCCTCGCTTGAttaaggtatgtatgtacatacatacatatgtatgtacctacaCGTGTACGCTACGGACTAGGTCCGGAGCTAACAACAAGGCGGCTTAGATCCGCCCTCTTAGCGAGAGCCCGCATATCCGGGAATCGTCGCCGGGGACGGGAACGATGGAGCTAAGTGGGGCCTCTCAACTACACGTTGTACCGGAGTGTGCATACCTCAGCTTACTGAGCTTACCTTATCAGGGTGCAACCTATCGCCGTAGTGTACCTTCGACTCATATCACATTACGAAATGGAGCATGATCGGCCTACCAGGCTGACCTTTACTATTGAAAGCTCTTTCTATTTGTTTGCAGTCTGTTTGATAATGGGCTGACGTTTGAAAACTTTTGCTTCCCAACTGCCGCAAACCGGGGTCGGCGCGGATTCCTTTATTAGCTGTGGCCCACAAAAGGCCGCTCAGGCCTTCATACCCAACTATCTCCTGATGTGGCGTGTCGATAGAGCTCTCCTGATGTCAACTGTCCGAGCGATATAAATTTCCCGGCGGGACTGACCACCTGTGCCTTTGTTCACCTCCGTTGTGTTCAGCTGGGTTCACATACCTTCTTCACTCGTCTCTCATCACCATGAAGTCACACTCAATACTCGACGTCGTCCCGAACGAGGTCTGTTTGTCGTCCTAACCCGTCCTCTCTTTCCTCTTGATAATATAAGAGGGTTATGAAGCTCACTGACACACCCCAACTCACAGATCCTCGACGGCATCCTCTGCCACCTGCCCACCACCGCCCTCCTCCCTCTGGCGGGGGTCAGCCGCCGGCTCCGCGCGGTGACGCTGCACATCCTCAAGCAGCGCCTGGCCCGCGCCGTCTCCGAGCCGGACCACCGCGTCATGCTCGAGTGTTACCACCCGGCCGAGAAGCTCTACACGCCCTACCTGTACTGCGACTACCTCCGCGCTGACCCCTTCACCAAGAgcgacggcaacggcagcGATGCCGGGTGCCTGGGGGGAGCGTATGCGCACTTTCGTCCGGTGGAGAGCGACGAGACTAGGTCGTGGGCGAGGCGGAGATCCGCGCTGTGGGGCAGGCACTGGGAcgttgacgacgacgacggtggtggaggtggtggtggtgatggtgatgatggtgTTAGTAATGGCCGGAAGGAATCAAGGCCCTCGGTCGACCTGTACCTCGACGATGACGAGTCGTTTTCCCAGCTGTGCACCATCACGAACATTGTTCGGCTGGGGCCCAAGCCGGGCCTTTTTCGCAGCCACGTCAATATCAACGATGGCGTGGTGCGCGTGTGGCGTGACTGGTTAGGAGCAAGGGCCCGGGCTGCGGCCGCCGGGAGAGGCGGTGAGGgaggagcagcaggaggaggagaaatgATTGGTGGCAGTGGAGAGGACCGGGAGGTCGTGCTCTGGGCCGACCCGTACCGCAACGTCGGCGTGCGGTTCCGTGTGACGGAGAAGGACGTTCGCGGGCAGCACCACCCCGTGCTTGTCGCCAACGACGAGCAGCTGCCCGTGGCGTACCGTCTCGAGTTCGAAGAGCTGCTGGTGAGGAGCACAACGTTGCTGGTCATGGTGGAAAAGTCGGAGGTGCAAGAGAGCTCTGACGAGAGTAAAGCTATTGTGTTTGTGTTGTTCTGAGAGCCCCGCTTTAACTCTCCCCCTCCGCGAGAAGTGAAGGGAGGAGATGAAACGCTGCCGAATGCGAGAGCCGCAATCGAaaggctttttttttttttttttttggcggtTTCCTCGCGCCGAGGGGTTAACAGGCGCGGTGTCGTCATCCTTTCCTTCAAGGCATAGGAACAACGTTTCGGCGCCATTTTGCCTTTGTCCGCGCCCATCAACCACCCACTCACTCACTGATCACCTTTCCATGTGGCATGGCACGGCTCGAAGCAAGAAGAATAGGGTTAGAGCGAGGATCCATGGTTGGTGGTTGTGTCTCAAGCCAACCTGCATATACCTACCTACTCGTAACACCCAAGTAGCTAAAAGCCTGCACTCACTTTGTCTGGGGGTTGATAGGCCTTTCTTTCGAgttccgtagttatagctTACCCCTGAAAACTCCCCACGGATGCTTTTGCCATAATTCTTAACCAGCCTGCCGTCAGCCATCGGCGTAGTTAGACATGCTTGGCCTTCACGTAGGTATTGTAtagatgtatgtatgtatgtatatacagTCACATCCAAAAAGTGATTAGCCACATCAGGATTAGTAGGTCTTTTACACACCACCCTACCatcttataagatatacAGCAATAGCAACATTAGGCATTTAAACACAGAAATAGGTCTCCTAAATCCTTAGAAAGTATAGAAAGAGCTTAGATATATAGAAAATTCAGTAGTATATAGCTCCTTCCTTATTACGAATATATTCCTTATACCTATTTATAAATGATAGGACTACCCTCTCCTAATCCTAGCGTGTTAGTCTATTCTACTATTTATATAAGACCTcttctatatacctaaggTTATAAATTCTATAGTGCCGCTAGCTAATCTAAATCTTTATAATACGTTAGAGGTTCTTAATAGAGTTTAAATCCAGGCTCTAAGCTAGCTATTCTAAAGTAactatttataatatagcctTATAGTTCTAAGTAGCCTTTAAAGTATAATAAATAGCCCTATCTTCCTACTAAACTACCTAACCTTAAGCTTTAAAGACCTCTTTATAAAATAGGTAGGTATATTTATTAAagatatactagatatattagctagagtTTATTTAAGTCCCCTTAGATAAGATAACTAACTTAGACTTATAATTTaaggaaatagccctttaaatGCTAAGTAAGGACCTCCTAAATTTAAAGCTTAGCTTTAGATtcttactcttatatactatactagtCTTTCTTCATATCTAGAGGggtattattaagctagtacCAACCCTCTAAGGCActacttagcacctctagaaccaaacctctgtctggtcagatagggaggagcgtCAGCTTAAAATGTCCAGGGCATCCAAGTATTCACGGTCACAGcaggcaagtccgaccatctAGGCGGCAACGGCAATAGAGGCGAAGGTAGCGATAATAATGTCCCTCTAGGCAGATATAGAAaagtctacttatatagaaaaagataccttaacttataaaagaaagaagaactatatcctattactTTAATCTATTAGAGCAAACGAGTGTTAAAAGCTATCCATTGTCTTTGTCTCTTTTATCTAGTGCctctagataggtaacccttatttatatctattgtatatagtaaagttctatagaactagaaaaataaaactatatcttatatccctctagttatattaagaacttctagccttAGTCTATACTTTCTCTTTAAATTTGCTTTAAGGCTCTTATTGGTAAATTTGGACTTAAAACTTTACTTATATTTCTTATAATGCCTAGCTTACTTGGctttactattacctttAGGTAAAGGTTGTTTTTTAGATACCTAATGCTTTTACTAGGCTTTTACTTTAGTATCTAGTATATCCTagcctataaactatagtagGTACTTAGGAACTAGCTTAAGATCTTTAGGCCTTAAACGTTTGAATAGTAGGGGCTAAGTCTATTTGGTAGGATTATCGTTAAGATAACGCTAATAAGTCTATCCTttcttagtagcttaggtTATGTATATCTCTTATATCCATActagcttacttagcttCATCTTGGTCTAACTAGGCAGCCGTTATATTACTAAAGGCGCCTGCTTTATTagttactactattataaccttaaaggttttccttgtccttctatagctataagttacTCCTCTACCTAttttactatatattagtagaTGGCTATCTTTGGCTTATAGAGGTACTTAAGTGCCTATTAAAGTAACTAAGGCGGCCTAAGTCCCTTAGGTGCCTTGCTAAGAAATCGCTAGATAGTATTATCTAAGGGGACCTAGCGATCCTTttttataactagttactTCTTTGTTAGTAGCGGAttatcttctccttcctctatctagatagagataaCCGATTTTACCTATTctagttataactatagctatagaaccGGCAGCCTATAAAGTGgcttatctataggctacctaggtagttaatagGGATAGACATCCCTCTAAGGGTTCTTCGGCTTTTCTAGCTAGAGGGAGCTATTAAgtagatagcctagagctattcGGATTATTCTAAGCTAGAGCGTTAATATCTTATTCTTAGCCTCTATTACTTTTAGCCCTACGTATAGACGGCCCTTCTGCTAGGGGAGCTTAAGCCGTGCCTTATCTCCCTATTATATCTCCTAAAAGTAGAAGTAATAGAACTTAACGACCTAGACGCCGTATTCCTACTAGCCTTTTTACTTTGACATCACCTATACTATcggctagtatatataacctctaggtagtagaaaaagaaagctagggaaaatgaccttatcctatagagTCTTAAATAGATCTTTTCGACTTTACTTATTGGAAGGGTAagagtctatataatagagatagaaCTCtgtctagttatatatagctatagcctaaTATGATTATTACAAGTAGTAAAGGATTACCTAGAATCGTTTTCTAGCTGTGTCTTTCCATTTTTATGAGGGTAGTACTAACTACTCGGGCTTTAGGTCGTTAACGGCTTCTAgaaagatatagatatatagctcaTAAGACATTAACGTATATTAAAGCAGGTTTAGGAGGTTATAGCCATTTAGGTactcctttcttaatataagcccTTCAATATcatataggcttataataaTATCGTACTATCACTAGCCGAAGTATATCTTCCTctagctatatagcctagtatataaaGAGAATAAATAGCTAACGATCTACTTATTAGTCTTAAGACCAGGACTTATAAGCCATTCCGGCCTTCTAGCTACCACTTCCCTAGGGTAAGGAATAGGCCTAGCGTACGGTTTAttaaagagcttctaggtATTACCACTCCTAGGGTAGTTAGCAATTTCTTCCCCTAGAACCTAAGTTACAAGGAGGTACTAAAGAAAGAGCCTTAGGGTTTCGGGATCTTCTCCTAGAAGGAGTAAAGGTAGTCCTATACTTAGTTAGCTTAGCCCTCTAGTCAGAGGGAAAGGAACcgatccttctcttcttcttcgatctaactctctaacgttatccctatatatatttatcgtCGGAAGACTTATATGGAGTCGCTtaaaacctagactactaataTTTAGAAATAAATCGCTTAGTAGAATACTTGCCTGACGGCGCctagctatctaactaggCAGAGAAGATATTTTGTTTAGcgtttttataagttagcgATTTATAGTTTGtagttattagttatagaaaagagagagaggaggaaggttaagttaggggtatttatagacttTCTAGTTCCTCCTAGATGTCTTCCTTATCTGgctattctaggctatatttactagttttaatgctatctaataggtaactatattagcctctatataactaggtcattCTTTGTTATAACCCTAAGGAATGACCTTAACTTTACATTTTATCTAATAGTAATAAAGGaatataatctattatataataggttattctAGCCTAAGTATACCTTCTTTAAATAGAAGTTTAGTAGTTCTAGTACCTTAACTATTAAATTATTTAAAGGATAAGTATCCCCCATTTCTCTTTAAACTTCTTCCTACTTTTCTACCTTTCTAACTAACTCTTGCTTATAATTGTCTTCCTCTACTTAGACGGctagtactacttcttcttatattacttccccttcgaacttgctataagctcctataagCAAGTTCGACCATTATATTTACCGAAAGAGTTAAGCGCTAGAGATATAAATCCTCtatctaggaagatatagaaaTCGATAAGAATACTAAGCCTATACTTCCCTTAATAACTAACCGGCTAGTAGATTTAACGACTACCTAGGATAATCGGTTCCTAGCGCCTCCTAAGTTCGTATAGGTAGTGAGAGCAACTTACCTAGAAGATCCCCTAATACCTTTGGATTATCTAGAGGtagccttaatatagtattaatataaactATTCCTTTCGTACCATagattcttctttattaagtACCCTAGGATATAggtagttctatatatttGCTAAGAGCTAAACCCTGATCCTAATACCTTAGAGCGGATATTTAGAATTCTAAGACTTgctcctacctatatagaattcttctatacctataagggagctctagcAAAGTGgttatacctagtttttatgGAAATTAATGACAGCAGTCCGTTTAGTCGGTAAATTTACACTATAGTTACCTGCTAGGCCCGAGTTTTTGGTTTGTTTATCTAGATATTCGGGGATATATAAGAACAACTTCCTCTCTCTAGTTAGAGGAAGAGCTAATTAGGGATATAGGAACCTAACACTGTGCTAGGCCTATGAATAGTCCTACCAAAGGTCAATAACTAAGGTTATCCCTCTAAGGAATAAGAAGCCTAttactatctatactatatagctattctatAGCTACGTTTTAATAGGTCCCGTCCTAGATAGACGGTACGGAAACTGCTACTAGAGTGATAAGAAGTGCTTATAGAAAGATATAATTAACGATAGCTCCTAAGATCCTAACCCTTAgcttataggttaggctaaatttgaccttaatagctagctaaagaATATCTAGCTAGTAACGTAGAAAAAGAGCTTTCCAATTTTAACGGATTtagatagtatagttagggaTCAATAGGCAGCTTATAAATAGGGTAAACGGCGATTATAGGTAGGGAATTGGGGATTTAGGGAAAAGGGGGCAAAGGTAGTATGGAAAAGGAGTAATTAGAGGTTTAGGTAGTAAAGAGTAAATAGAAGTAAAATTAAATAGGGTTAACTTGTATTTCTATTAATAGCTCGAAGGTCAAAATCTAGGTAGTTTCCCTCTAATCAGTTTAACTATAAGCtcctatcgttaccgtcattgCTCTTAGGCTTTAGATCTAGTAAGTTAGTCGCTCGGTTATAGCTACCTAGTTTATCTAGGAGCTTTCTCTTCTATTACTACTTCTTTAAGTGCTTCTAATAGCAAAGAACCTACTTAGTTCTAGGGGTTCTACTTACCTAGAAAACTATTAGATCCGTTAGCTTTAAGCCAAACTCTATCCCGCTTGAAAAACTTTCTAATGCGGTTTACAGAATACagtatctatatagttatactatcaAGAGTCTCTAGGTAGTAGGTATTTCTATTCCTAACTTCCTAAACCTAGTATAGGCTATACTACCGATATTAGAGCTTTCGAAACGAGCTTATATCGATCTGCCGGATATTGTCGTAAACCAGAACAAGATCGCCTACTTTGACTTAGGCATTCTCGGCTCTAAATTTACAACAGTAGGCTTCGTTTCGGCATTTAGCTATCTTTCGTCTAGCTTTGGTAACCTTTTTAGCGGCGACTTCTAGgtcaaattctatattaagcaataccttaGTATAGAGTTCTAATGATTATAGACAGGCTTCCGCTTGATTTTCCCTATCTAGTCGGATAGCTATAGAGTCCTAATAAAGAATTTGCTAGGTAGGGATATCGTTTTCGATCAGgctaataggattataattatagataaggttaaagggcaagcggctatagctatttcaaatggtagtatagttagcgtataagatatagagaagaagctattactagttctTTCTAGTCCCTATGGTTATCTTTACTAgggtagctataataggtatatacctagccttaCTAATACTATTAGCCCTAAAGTTATAGGGAGAAATGATAATACGTTTTACTCTTAATTCCTCTAGGATAGCTTTCGCTTCCCCTTTAAATTCAGATCCCCTATTAACGATTATAACTATCGGGAGTCCCTAACAAAGGAAGATATTACGGTTAATAAAGTTCTTTACCGCTCTAGCTGACTTGTTAGGTAGGACTTCGGCTTTTACaaatcctataagattatTACATGCCTTAAGGAGGAAGTAGAGGGGTTTCCCCCTCTAGTCAGAGGGTATAAACTAGATATCTAAGTGCTGTTtcgtaaataggattagagaAGGTTCCGAATATAAATATACCTCCTTAAATCTTTTAGTATCTTACGCCTAATACTCTAGGCAGATATAAATTCACTCTACTACGTTAGTATATATTCCtttctagtaatagtagttagtGACCCTCTAGTAAGTAGCTTCTCCACCTTTATAGCCTATCTTATTATAGCAGGCTTGGAAAATTCGTTTTTCTAGGGTGTCTACTATATAGTAAGGATTCTAGGTATCGTTTGCTAGCTAAAGAAACAGATGCCCTTTATCTACTAAATATTTAAATGCTTCCTTCTTAAATAGACGTCGctactagtatagttagatagctataggttcttctagagtggctaaatactatataatagcttTAGAGTAGTTAGagtatccttccttaagGTTTAAGTCTATAGGTTTAAGGGGGTCACTAATGTAGTTAGTATAGATTTACGCGTTAACCTAATCGTCAATATCCTCCTTGTTTGCtttctctatctagttagacgGACTAGGAGGCTTCTATAaaagcctattagtaatagcatttttagaacctagaatatacTTAACCTTAAAGTCAAATAGCCgaatctatataatctactatattattaaggctcCTAGTATATTGCTAGCCACGCCgtttaactagtaaactaGGACTAGAACGTCCGTTTCCACAATAAAGTAGACGCTAAAAAGGTACCGTCGGAAACGTTTTAATAGGAAAAGTAGTTTATAGAGCTCCTATTtgtaacgaacccaactcagacttcctctaaaagggttcagacggaggtaaattaagcgggacaagcgtacaggtcgtctaagggattcggtaaagccaaagggtttataacaacactagagttatctcccatagtagttagcgatacttggtataagtactgtgattgtaggttaggttgctatcactagtaaactcctagagtccaccataacaagtaattatttatatatatatatacttctgtcggtcgcttatagtccccttctagcctgccctaggatcgcctttagtagctagctatcctccgctatctttcccttttggcaattgtttgcctgtggtagcctgtgctccctagcgatcctgtgtcagcctcgctccgtgcccttcttgattggtggctcgtttagcctgctacGCCCTActaggtcgcggtatatggttagcttgtaacacgatgccccctctttagggcttttgacctaaaaGCTTTTTATAACTTATTTcaaatactactaataccccttTTTCCCCTATAGGTAATGTCCTTCTTTTGCTAGCTTCCttctactatagctaattgtGTTCCTAGGAACTATCGCGATCTTAAGCGCGAATGACATGCTATTATAATCAAGATTAAACAAAAGGGttataaggttactataccttataagtattattagaatataaagctataaaagtgttatataatgatagagggtttaaacaagtattagaactatatttatataggtaagaagtatagtagcctAAACGTTAcagatgcctataggtttcttgttatttttctttatagtcctaggttactaactgtcTTAGTCCTTTTAAATTTATTAGagtaggagaaggtttcgaaagagattgcTAAGACTAAGGCGCTTCTCGCTTAGAcactaagccgtttaagtcgattacgtcgtttatagcaatccctacaCAATCgtagtaccgaagtttttcgtcgtagTGTAGCTCGtttagaggaggaggaagaactagatactcctctgccaATATTAGAGATATAGACCCTCGCAGGTTAGGCTTAGACATTAGGTACTTTTAATATGCTCGATTAGGAGTTaattaggttagatcctgGTTCTAATTTTAGTAGgttcccttctttttctattagggaataggctttagagccggttcttgtagctagttaggattccgctagtagaactactctagtttcttagggtaacttaggttcttaactagttcctataaattgtcttctaatctaaaatcgagctatttaactagatactataattccctattaataatacgtaaatctagaatttcttcgacgtcctattcttcctctttgtcttttacttcgatatatatagtaaccttagcgttctttagtattagttcgagaagtgaaatataaaaaacatctatctgtagttatatagataatagtaacgatagttagtagttagatgttaagattcgttctttaataacgaagggtctgactttcttaaagtctagctttatatttagtcgtttggttcgtaagtttcatataattaggtagactttgtctcccctctctaggcaaggtccctcgagcctatatttgtcgtagtagttctttattctagttctaataaactcaagttcctttttaagcttcttatatagtacgtgtatttgttccgctttaactactgctcttagcactataacctctagtccttgcctaaggtctacttcatatccgtagtttataaagaacggtataactttggtcgtttctattagtgttatattataggcgagttatactattggtaatagcatgacctagtcgtcttactagtagttaacgtaagaacggaggtactgctcgacaacttggtttagtcgctccgtttatcCGTCGgtttataggtaatatgctattaatagcttgctattaacgcctgatcattgtattaacgcttgccagaacttcgatacaaacttagtgtc
This genomic window from Thermothelomyces thermophilus ATCC 42464 chromosome 1, complete sequence contains:
- a CDS encoding cyclin-like F-box protein, whose protein sequence is MKSHSILDVVPNEILDGILCHLPTTALLPLAGVSRRLRAVTLHILKQRLARAVSEPDHRVMLECYHPAEKLYTPYLYCDYLRADPFTKSDGNGSDAGCLGGAYAHFRPVESDETRSWARRRSALWGRHWDVDDDDGGGGGGGDGDDGVSNGRKESRPSVDLYLDDDESFSQLCTITNIVRLGPKPGLFRSHVNINDGVVRVWRDWLGARARAAAAGRGGEGGAAGGGEMIGGSGEDREVVLWADPYRNVGVRFRVTEKDVRGQHHPVLVANDEQLPVAYRLEFEELLVRSTTLLVMVEKSEVQESSDESKAIVFVLF